A genomic segment from Amia ocellicauda isolate fAmiCal2 chromosome 13, fAmiCal2.hap1, whole genome shotgun sequence encodes:
- the rps6 gene encoding small ribosomal subunit protein eS6, with amino-acid sequence MKLNISFPATGCQKLIEVDDERKLRTFYEKRMATEVAADPLGDEWKGYVVRISGGNDKQGFPMKQGVLTHGRVRLLLSKGHSCYRPRRTGERKRKSVRGCIVDANLSVLNLVIIKKGEKEIPGLTDNTVPRRLGPKRASKIRKLFNLSKEDDVRQYVVRRPLTKEGKKPRTKAPKIQRLVTPRVLQHKRRRIALKKLRTQKNKEEASEYAKLLAKRMKEAKEKRQEQIAKRRRLSSLRASTSKSESSQK; translated from the exons ATGAAG CTGAACATCTCTTTCCCAGCCACTGGTTGCCAGAAGCTCATTGAAGTCGATGATGAGCGCAAGCTCCGCACCTTCTATGAGAAGCGCATGGCCACAGAGGTGGCGGCTGATCCTCTGGGTGATGAGTGGAAG GGCTACGTGGTCCGCATCAGCGGCGGGAACGACAAGCAGGGCTTCCCAATGAAGCAGGGTGTGCTGACCCACGGCCGTGTGCGTCTGCTGCTCAGCAAGGGCCACTCCTGCTACCGCCCCCGCAGGACCGGCGAGCGCAAACGCAAGTCTGTCCGTGGCTGCATCGTGGACGCCAATCTCAGCGTGCTCAACTTGGTCATCATCAAGAAAG GTGAGAAGGAGATCCCAGGGCTGACCGACAACACTGTCCCTCGCCGCCTGGGTCCCAAGAGGGCCAGCAagatccgcaagctcttcaacctGTCCAAAGAAGATGATGTGCGGCAGTATGTGGTGAGGAGACCCCTGACCAAGGAAG GTAAGAAGCCCAGAACCAAGGCTCCCAAGATCCAGCGTCTGGTGACCCCCCGTGTCCTGCAGCACAAGCGCCGGCGCATCGCTCTTAAGAAGCTGCGCACCCAGAAGAACAAGGAAGAGGCCTCTGAGTACGCCAAGCTGCTGGCCAAGAGGATGAAG GAGGCAAAGGAGAAGCGCCAGGAACAGATCGCAAAGAGACGTCGTCTTTCATCTCTGAGAGCCTCCACATCCAAGTCCGAATCCAGCCAGAAGTAA